A stretch of Caenibius tardaugens NBRC 16725 DNA encodes these proteins:
- a CDS encoding L,D-transpeptidase, producing MRTPTLTAVATAGASHAPSTRFSRRTLLAGTMTAALCLTAAPIRAMALDPGSIAASVEALRPGEFLWAPETAPDGPVVIIVSLARQRAYVYRNGVLIGISTVSTGAAGHETPTGVFTILQKKVAHRSNLYNDAPMPYMQRLTWDGIAMHAGNLPGYPASHGCIRFPLTFAEHLYDVTQLGLTVIITQASEIPRFAPAPRILQDTARRSSFGNAFLTVWQPEKALTGPISIIVSAADQRAVVLRNGIEIGSAPVAIRGKISGLQAFNLASIDEHGTHWMFLPVFGGAQTGEVSRQDRERLILPEDFRRGLLSVLKPGSTLIVTADTLESGSTGTSLTVLTGEDAQADTNER from the coding sequence TTGCGAACCCCGACGCTCACTGCCGTGGCAACGGCCGGCGCATCCCACGCACCATCGACACGCTTCTCGCGCCGAACGCTTCTTGCCGGCACCATGACTGCCGCGCTCTGCCTGACCGCCGCTCCGATCCGCGCTATGGCGCTTGATCCAGGATCGATCGCGGCGAGCGTGGAAGCGTTACGGCCAGGAGAGTTCCTGTGGGCGCCCGAAACGGCTCCCGATGGTCCGGTGGTCATCATCGTCAGCCTCGCCAGGCAGCGGGCCTATGTCTATCGCAACGGCGTCCTGATCGGCATCTCGACCGTTTCCACCGGCGCAGCCGGCCACGAAACGCCCACCGGGGTTTTCACCATCCTCCAAAAGAAAGTCGCGCACAGATCGAACCTCTACAATGACGCGCCGATGCCCTACATGCAGCGCCTCACCTGGGACGGGATTGCCATGCACGCCGGCAATCTTCCGGGCTATCCCGCCTCGCACGGATGCATCCGGTTTCCCCTGACGTTCGCCGAGCACCTCTATGATGTCACGCAGCTTGGCCTGACGGTCATCATCACGCAGGCAAGCGAGATTCCGCGCTTTGCCCCAGCTCCCCGTATCCTGCAGGATACGGCCCGGCGCTCGTCGTTCGGGAATGCCTTTTTGACGGTCTGGCAGCCAGAGAAAGCACTCACAGGGCCGATCTCCATAATCGTCAGCGCGGCGGACCAGCGCGCCGTGGTGTTGCGAAACGGCATCGAAATCGGTTCGGCGCCTGTCGCCATCCGCGGCAAGATCTCCGGCCTTCAGGCCTTCAACCTCGCCTCCATCGACGAACACGGGACGCATTGGATGTTCCTCCCTGTATTTGGCGGTGCACAGACGGGGGAAGTCTCGCGGCAGGACCGGGAGCGGCTAATCCTTCCCGAGGACTTCAGACGGGGCCTGCTGTCGGTGCTCAAACCGGGAAGCACGCTGATCGTCACGGCCGATACCCTCGAAAGCGGGAGTACAGGCACATCCCTGACCGTGCTCACGGGCGAGGATGCCCAAGCGGATACAAACGAACGATGA
- a CDS encoding response regulator, with amino-acid sequence MRLLIVEDNERMAALIADGLQRRGFVCDVAHDLAQADAAMGSASYDAIILDLGLPDGDGIDWLASRRKYQQMPPAIIQTARGALEDRVTGLDSGADDYIVKPFEIDELAARIRALLRRPGVRTQPVIEVGMLRFDTASRSASIGDREIDLSRREADLLELLMRRAGTVVHREVIENALYSFNDPVTPNAVEAAISRLRRKLEDTGVAGALHTVRGVGYMLKDGKA; translated from the coding sequence ATGCGCCTTCTCATCGTCGAAGATAATGAGCGAATGGCGGCACTGATCGCCGACGGTCTTCAGCGCCGGGGCTTCGTGTGCGATGTTGCCCATGATCTCGCACAAGCCGACGCTGCGATGGGCAGCGCGAGCTATGATGCCATCATACTCGACCTCGGCCTGCCCGACGGCGACGGGATCGACTGGCTCGCGAGCCGCCGAAAATATCAGCAGATGCCGCCTGCCATCATCCAGACCGCGCGTGGGGCGCTGGAGGATCGCGTCACCGGTCTCGATTCCGGCGCAGACGATTATATCGTCAAACCCTTCGAGATCGACGAGCTCGCCGCGCGCATCCGCGCCCTGCTGCGCCGGCCTGGCGTTCGAACCCAGCCCGTCATCGAAGTCGGCATGCTGCGTTTCGACACGGCAAGCCGCTCTGCCAGCATTGGCGATCGCGAGATCGACCTTTCGCGCCGCGAGGCGGACCTTCTGGAACTGCTGATGCGGCGAGCCGGCACGGTGGTCCATCGCGAAGTGATCGAGAACGCGCTCTACAGCTTCAACGATCCGGTGACCCCCAATGCGGTCGAAGCCGCCATTTCGCGTCTGCGCCGCAAGCTCGAAGACACGGGCGTGGCCGGCGCGCTCCATACCGTTCGGGGTGTCGGCTATATGCTGAAGGACGGGAAGGCATGA
- a CDS encoding VIT1/CCC1 transporter family protein, protein MSRLRSHPERHAVSRIGWLRAAVLGANDGIVSTASLIVGVAASGAGKANILVAGMAALVAGAMSMAAGEYVSVSSQADTENADLARERGELAVQPVLEHQELADIYVKRGLNEELARQVADELMAKDALAAHARDELGISEVVTARPIQAALTSAATFSTGALMPLMLVAVVPHDSLVAIEVAATLLFLALLGALGAWAGGARPMKSILRVTFWGALALAATAGIGRLFGTVV, encoded by the coding sequence ATGAGCCGACTAAGATCCCATCCCGAACGCCATGCGGTGTCACGCATCGGCTGGCTACGCGCGGCAGTGCTGGGAGCCAATGATGGGATCGTTTCGACCGCGAGCCTCATCGTCGGCGTCGCAGCCTCCGGCGCGGGCAAGGCCAATATCCTGGTCGCAGGGATGGCGGCGCTGGTGGCAGGCGCCATGTCGATGGCCGCCGGCGAATATGTCTCGGTCAGCTCTCAGGCGGACACGGAGAATGCCGACCTCGCCCGGGAAAGAGGTGAACTCGCCGTTCAACCGGTGCTCGAGCATCAGGAACTGGCGGACATCTATGTCAAACGCGGTCTGAATGAGGAACTGGCCCGGCAGGTAGCCGACGAACTAATGGCAAAGGATGCGCTGGCCGCGCATGCCCGCGACGAACTCGGCATTTCCGAAGTCGTGACCGCCCGCCCTATCCAGGCCGCGCTCACATCCGCCGCAACTTTCAGCACAGGCGCCCTCATGCCCCTGATGTTGGTCGCCGTCGTTCCGCATGATAGCCTCGTCGCAATCGAGGTCGCGGCAACCCTGTTGTTTCTCGCACTGCTGGGCGCGCTTGGCGCCTGGGCCGGGGGCGCCCGCCCCATGAAATCAATCCTACGGGTCACATTCTGGGGCGCGCTGGCCCTGGCTGCGACCGCGGGCATCGGGAGGCTGTTCGGAACAGTGGTTTGA
- a CDS encoding HdeD family acid-resistance protein translates to MPSQSRRYSSPYGMADPALETSWGWVLAYGLLVILIGVFALLNPIATGFATGVFLAVALLIYGILAIAAGLSSLSRRARWIEILLGVLSLVAAAITFFNPFAGALTLVALIGAWLLIIGVFEIVGAFQSAHDRGWRLLLGVLDTVLGGLLLFSDPATGLAFLALAVGLSFLLRGTFLIILAMGLRRIGKL, encoded by the coding sequence ATGCCGTCACAATCGAGGCGCTATTCCAGCCCCTATGGTATGGCCGACCCGGCATTGGAGACCAGTTGGGGCTGGGTCCTGGCTTATGGGCTGCTCGTGATCCTGATCGGCGTTTTTGCGCTCCTCAACCCAATCGCGACGGGCTTCGCGACAGGTGTTTTCCTTGCCGTGGCGCTCCTCATATACGGAATACTGGCTATCGCGGCCGGGTTGTCCTCGCTCTCCCGGCGCGCACGCTGGATCGAGATCCTCCTCGGCGTGCTGAGCCTCGTCGCGGCCGCCATCACTTTCTTCAATCCCTTCGCCGGGGCCTTGACGCTCGTCGCGCTGATCGGCGCCTGGTTGCTCATCATCGGCGTTTTCGAAATCGTCGGCGCATTCCAGTCTGCGCATGACCGGGGCTGGCGCCTGCTACTCGGCGTTCTCGACACTGTTCTGGGCGGTCTCCTCCTGTTCAGCGATCCCGCGACCGGACTTGCCTTCCTGGCATTGGCGGTCGGCCTGAGCTTCCTGCTGCGAGGAACCTTCCTCATCATCCTCGCCATGGGTCTGCGCCGCATCGGTAAGCTATAG
- a CDS encoding acetate/propionate family kinase, which yields MKAVVAINSGSSSIKFSLFTLDGRDGLTLSAGGKIEKIGIAPSLRARSATGEILIERDWPDGAALSHADLLADLFAWAGDHPLEGRDVIAIGHRVVHGGLDFVTPRLVDADLLDRLETLCPLAPLHQPHNLAAIRAIAKLKPDLPQVACFDTAFHHDKPDVASRLAIPRKFHDQGIRRYGFHGLSYEYVAMRLAEIDPALAAGRVVAAHLGNGASLCAMRDCRSVDTTMGFTALDGLVMGTRCGTIDPGVILHFQLRMGMSAADVEDMLYRQSGLLGVSGLSSDMRALAASDAPEAEEAMALFAWRAARETAALASSMGGLDGIVFTAGIGENDAAMRQRICARLAWLGVELDEQANAAGAPLVSTPGSHVAVRVIPTDEERMIALHTLHVLGENPS from the coding sequence ATGAAAGCCGTCGTCGCGATCAACTCCGGTTCGTCCAGCATCAAGTTCTCGCTGTTCACGCTCGATGGCCGGGACGGGCTGACGCTCTCGGCAGGCGGCAAGATCGAGAAGATCGGCATCGCGCCCAGCCTGCGGGCCCGCTCCGCGACGGGAGAAATCCTCATCGAGCGGGACTGGCCGGACGGCGCTGCGCTCAGCCATGCGGATCTCCTGGCGGACCTCTTCGCCTGGGCGGGAGATCATCCGCTGGAAGGGCGGGACGTGATCGCCATCGGCCATCGCGTGGTGCATGGCGGCCTGGACTTCGTCACGCCCCGCCTGGTCGATGCCGACCTGCTGGACAGGCTGGAAACGCTGTGCCCCCTCGCCCCGCTGCATCAGCCGCACAACCTCGCGGCGATCCGCGCGATCGCGAAGCTGAAACCCGACCTGCCGCAGGTCGCCTGCTTCGATACGGCCTTCCACCACGACAAGCCGGACGTCGCCTCGCGCCTGGCCATCCCGCGCAAGTTCCACGATCAGGGCATCCGCCGCTACGGCTTTCACGGCCTGTCCTATGAATATGTCGCAATGCGTCTCGCGGAGATCGACCCGGCGCTGGCCGCGGGCCGCGTGGTCGCGGCGCACCTGGGCAACGGGGCCAGCCTCTGCGCCATGCGGGACTGCAGGAGCGTCGATACGACCATGGGCTTCACTGCGCTCGACGGCCTGGTGATGGGCACGCGCTGCGGCACTATCGATCCCGGCGTGATCCTGCACTTTCAGCTCCGCATGGGCATGAGCGCGGCCGATGTGGAGGACATGCTTTACCGGCAGTCCGGCCTGCTCGGCGTGTCCGGCCTGTCGAGCGACATGCGGGCGCTCGCGGCCAGCGATGCGCCGGAAGCGGAAGAGGCGATGGCGCTGTTCGCCTGGCGCGCCGCGCGCGAGACGGCCGCGCTCGCCTCGTCGATGGGCGGGCTGGACGGCATCGTCTTCACCGCCGGGATCGGAGAGAACGACGCCGCGATGCGCCAGCGTATCTGCGCACGCCTCGCATGGCTGGGCGTGGAACTCGACGAACAGGCGAACGCTGCCGGCGCCCCGCTTGTCAGCACGCCCGGCAGCCATGTCGCGGTGCGCGTCATTCCCACCGACGAGGAACGGATGATCGCGCTCCACACCTTGCATGTGCTGGGGGAGAATCCATCATGA
- a CDS encoding phospholipase D family protein has product MRCPARAPAAAGGCCRLIRIVILACLGFVAASMLATWVYGLFASRAQGEPSYALSIERGRTPLDQRIGATTDAHPGESGLLLLDENLDAFAARGLSARKVERSLDLMYYIWHDDLTGRLLLAEALSAADRGVRVRILIDDIGTSHTSDAMIAMAHHPHIEIRIFNPTRARQGGLRRGIEMMLRAFSVTRRMHNKAWIADGRVAILGGRNIGDAYFDAATQTNFRDMDVLVMGPAVAQTEKIFDDYWNSGLALPVDRLSPLKDPGVALTRIAAELSNAANEAAARPYLERIAKRLSLLDPETTRPDWTRAARVIADPPRKVLGKEGKNWLMHDLLPVFDAARERLEITSPYFIPGEEGTAALAAIAAKGVSVSVLTNSLAATDVAAVHGGYARYRVPLLEAGIKLWELRPEHQERDFSLRGSSRASLHTKAFTADGHMGFIGSMNLDPRSASLNTEMGVLFESEALARKMAAIWQRDTAPSRSYEVCLTSDGDVEWAGSRNGVPVRYDREPEASFWRRLTAQAIGLLPLESQL; this is encoded by the coding sequence TTGCGATGTCCTGCTCGTGCGCCAGCAGCCGCAGGCGGATGCTGCCGTCTGATCCGGATCGTCATCCTTGCCTGCCTGGGCTTCGTCGCGGCGTCGATGCTCGCGACCTGGGTCTACGGCCTGTTCGCCAGTCGCGCGCAGGGGGAGCCTTCCTACGCACTGTCGATCGAACGCGGCCGGACGCCGCTCGATCAGCGTATTGGCGCCACGACGGATGCGCACCCCGGTGAGAGCGGCCTGCTTTTGCTGGACGAGAATCTCGACGCCTTCGCGGCACGTGGATTGTCGGCGCGCAAGGTCGAGCGCTCGCTCGATCTGATGTATTACATCTGGCACGACGATCTGACCGGCCGCCTTCTTCTGGCCGAGGCCCTGTCCGCGGCCGATCGCGGCGTCAGGGTGCGGATCCTGATCGACGACATCGGCACCAGCCATACATCTGATGCGATGATCGCCATGGCGCATCATCCGCATATCGAGATCCGTATCTTCAACCCGACCCGGGCGCGGCAGGGCGGCTTGCGGCGCGGCATCGAAATGATGCTGCGCGCCTTCAGCGTGACCCGGCGCATGCACAACAAGGCCTGGATCGCTGATGGCCGCGTCGCCATCCTTGGCGGGCGCAATATCGGCGACGCCTATTTCGATGCCGCGACGCAAACCAATTTCCGCGACATGGACGTGCTGGTGATGGGGCCAGCCGTCGCCCAGACGGAGAAGATCTTCGACGATTACTGGAACAGCGGCCTGGCGTTGCCGGTCGATAGGCTTTCGCCCTTGAAAGATCCTGGCGTGGCGCTGACGCGGATCGCCGCCGAATTGAGCAACGCTGCCAATGAGGCTGCCGCGCGCCCCTATCTGGAGCGCATCGCCAAACGGCTCTCGCTTCTCGATCCCGAGACCACGCGGCCCGACTGGACTCGCGCCGCCCGCGTGATCGCCGATCCGCCGCGCAAAGTGCTGGGCAAGGAGGGCAAGAACTGGCTGATGCACGACCTGCTGCCGGTCTTCGATGCGGCGCGGGAAAGGCTTGAAATCACTTCGCCCTATTTCATCCCCGGCGAGGAAGGCACGGCGGCGCTCGCCGCGATTGCGGCAAAGGGGGTTTCGGTCTCGGTCCTGACCAATTCTCTTGCGGCAACCGATGTCGCCGCGGTCCATGGCGGTTATGCGCGCTACCGTGTTCCGCTGCTCGAGGCAGGGATCAAGCTCTGGGAATTGCGGCCCGAGCATCAGGAGCGGGACTTTTCCCTGCGAGGATCGAGCCGGGCAAGCCTGCACACCAAGGCTTTCACTGCCGACGGGCATATGGGGTTCATCGGCTCGATGAACCTGGATCCTCGTTCGGCTTCCCTCAACACGGAAATGGGCGTCCTCTTCGAGTCCGAGGCCCTGGCCCGGAAGATGGCTGCCATCTGGCAGCGCGATACCGCGCCCTCCCGCAGCTATGAGGTCTGTCTGACGTCGGATGGCGACGTGGAATGGGCCGGGAGCCGGAACGGCGTGCCCGTCCGATACGACCGGGAACCGGAAGCCTCGTTCTGGCGCAGACTAACCGCACAGGCCATTGGCCTTCTGCCGCTGGAATCGCAGCTTTGA
- a CDS encoding cytochrome b/b6 domain-containing protein: protein MTNSEYTRTFKVWDTPLRLFHWLLVLAISIAFLSSDDDSPIASWHMVAGWSAAALLAFRLIWGFVGGEHARFVNFIRPTAIATHARDLLAGHPRRSVGHNPLGAIAVVALIGLTGIVIWSGSSVAAGGMDKDLHEALAYSLLALIGLHVGAVLLMSLLTGENLVRAMISGRKKNSLYPNVREARGPGLFAALLGAAAIVLAIIAIVMVDPTAFAPQQRHSHHGSHEERD from the coding sequence ATGACAAATTCTGAATATACAAGGACATTCAAGGTTTGGGACACGCCGCTACGGCTATTCCATTGGCTGCTGGTCCTAGCGATCTCGATCGCGTTTCTCTCTTCCGACGACGATAGTCCGATCGCATCGTGGCATATGGTCGCAGGATGGTCTGCTGCTGCCTTGCTTGCGTTCCGTCTGATCTGGGGCTTCGTCGGAGGCGAGCATGCCCGGTTCGTGAATTTCATTCGGCCAACAGCAATCGCCACCCATGCACGCGACCTTCTAGCTGGCCATCCTCGACGTTCCGTGGGTCATAATCCACTGGGCGCGATCGCAGTCGTGGCGCTGATCGGATTGACCGGAATCGTCATCTGGAGCGGCAGCAGCGTTGCGGCAGGCGGCATGGACAAAGACCTTCATGAAGCCCTCGCCTACAGCCTGCTTGCTTTGATCGGGCTTCATGTCGGCGCCGTGCTGTTGATGTCGCTGCTCACCGGCGAAAACCTTGTTCGCGCGATGATCAGCGGCCGCAAGAAGAACAGCCTCTATCCGAATGTGCGTGAGGCTCGGGGACCAGGCTTGTTTGCGGCTCTACTTGGTGCCGCAGCGATCGTTCTGGCAATCATCGCCATTGTCATGGTGGATCCGACCGCCTTCGCGCCGCAGCAACGCCATTCCCATCACGGTTCGCACGAGGAAAGGGATTGA
- a CDS encoding sensor histidine kinase: MTVQRSISRRLKRGLGLIGVAGTVLLLAAVAFFYSVTFTHLDARAAMIRAIKEMLEHVALPLVVLLVPVAIMVLRVIRQAFAPLEDAAARIEAAQGHERGFRIDASQMPAEALPFVYAVNDLLARLDQAARRQEAFAADVAHELRTPLALLSLELDRLDYDDAARLKEDVAAMRRLIDQLMLLAQIDAAEAAQTAPEQVSLADVASEVVSAVAPGIIAQGKLIAFDTRGQAAVVNGRREAIAAALRNLIENAARVTPAGGTIQVFAGPHALLGVRDEGPGLALERLRDLVQRHRRADHASKDGAGLGLAIVDRIMAAHGGTLETDPADRELVLRFPAT, translated from the coding sequence ATGACCGTGCAGCGCTCCATCTCACGGCGCCTCAAACGCGGTTTGGGCCTGATTGGTGTGGCGGGCACCGTTCTGCTGCTGGCGGCGGTCGCCTTCTTCTACAGTGTCACCTTCACACATCTCGATGCACGCGCGGCGATGATCCGCGCGATCAAGGAAATGCTTGAGCATGTCGCTCTGCCGCTTGTCGTCCTGCTCGTTCCCGTCGCGATCATGGTGCTCCGAGTGATCCGCCAGGCCTTCGCACCGCTGGAAGATGCCGCCGCCCGGATCGAGGCTGCACAGGGCCACGAACGAGGGTTCCGCATCGATGCGTCGCAAATGCCCGCCGAGGCGCTACCCTTCGTCTATGCGGTCAACGATCTGTTGGCGCGGCTCGATCAGGCCGCGCGGCGGCAGGAAGCGTTCGCCGCCGACGTCGCGCACGAGTTGCGCACGCCGCTCGCCCTCCTGTCTCTCGAACTCGACCGGCTTGACTATGACGACGCCGCGCGCCTCAAGGAAGACGTGGCGGCCATGCGCCGGCTGATCGACCAACTCATGCTGCTCGCGCAGATCGACGCGGCGGAGGCCGCCCAGACCGCTCCCGAACAGGTGTCACTCGCGGATGTGGCGAGCGAGGTCGTCAGCGCCGTGGCGCCGGGGATCATCGCACAAGGCAAGCTGATCGCGTTCGATACCCGCGGTCAGGCTGCGGTCGTGAACGGCAGGCGCGAAGCGATTGCGGCAGCGCTGCGCAATCTGATCGAGAATGCCGCGCGCGTGACGCCGGCTGGTGGCACGATCCAGGTCTTCGCCGGCCCCCACGCGCTATTGGGCGTGCGGGACGAGGGCCCTGGGCTGGCGCTCGAAAGGTTGCGCGACCTTGTGCAACGCCACCGCCGCGCCGACCATGCGAGCAAGGATGGCGCCGGCCTCGGCCTCGCTATCGTCGACCGGATCATGGCGGCCCATGGCGGCACGCTTGAGACCGATCCGGCCGACCGTGAACTGGTGCTGCGTTTTCCCGCGACCTGA
- a CDS encoding universal stress protein produces the protein MTPRTILFPTDFSGRCDRARDRAIQLASEWRAHLVLLHVQRDPDPADMLDGLQAAESRLHARLRAEVADPDIPVETRLATGAVSQAVLEASTACGADLIVTGISRHDDIGDFLIGTTVERMIRHAHAPVLIVKEKTQHHYRRVLVATDFSGCSAQALRTAMAAFPAAEITLVHAYHVPLEALRGREGPAAALQARIAYDLDAFLDRTDLPADARDRLDINVDYGEVCEVVRNHVKLSETDLAVIGTHGRSALTVAVLGSTARALLSRLDCDVLLVRQQPQADAAV, from the coding sequence ATGACCCCGCGAACGATTCTGTTTCCAACCGATTTTAGCGGTCGCTGCGACCGAGCCCGCGACCGCGCGATACAGCTGGCGAGCGAGTGGCGCGCACATCTGGTTCTTCTCCATGTTCAGAGGGATCCCGATCCCGCAGACATGCTCGACGGACTGCAGGCTGCCGAGAGTCGCCTTCATGCCCGCTTGCGGGCGGAGGTGGCGGACCCGGATATTCCGGTCGAGACACGCCTCGCCACCGGCGCCGTCTCGCAGGCGGTGCTGGAAGCGTCAACCGCATGCGGGGCGGATCTCATCGTGACCGGCATCTCGCGCCATGACGATATCGGGGATTTCCTGATCGGCACGACCGTGGAGCGCATGATACGCCATGCTCATGCGCCGGTGCTTATCGTGAAGGAAAAGACTCAGCACCACTATCGCCGGGTCTTGGTCGCAACCGATTTCTCCGGCTGCTCGGCCCAGGCGCTTCGCACGGCCATGGCCGCATTCCCCGCTGCCGAGATCACTCTCGTTCACGCCTATCACGTGCCGCTGGAGGCACTTCGGGGCCGGGAAGGGCCGGCAGCTGCGCTGCAGGCCAGGATAGCCTATGATCTGGATGCCTTTCTGGACAGGACCGATCTGCCCGCCGACGCACGCGACAGGCTGGATATCAATGTCGACTATGGCGAGGTTTGCGAGGTTGTCCGCAATCATGTGAAGCTGAGCGAAACCGACCTGGCCGTGATCGGAACGCACGGTCGATCGGCCCTGACGGTGGCGGTGCTCGGCAGCACGGCGCGGGCGCTGCTCAGCCGTCTCGATTGCGATGTCCTGCTCGTGCGCCAGCAGCCGCAGGCGGATGCTGCCGTCTGA
- a CDS encoding DUF2147 domain-containing protein, giving the protein MIGGYKPLSVLLILAATVGNAPASSISGTIWRNPANSVHIRAQPCDDRMCGVVVWANDKAKADARKGSPDPLVGAQLFRDFEQEQPGVWRGRVFVPDIGRTFTGRVTVLDSNRLEANGCLVGRIGCRSQIWTRVEK; this is encoded by the coding sequence ATGATCGGAGGATACAAACCGCTTTCGGTCTTGCTCATCCTGGCGGCAACGGTCGGAAATGCTCCGGCATCGAGCATTTCCGGGACTATCTGGCGCAACCCTGCAAACAGTGTGCATATCCGCGCGCAACCGTGCGACGACAGGATGTGCGGTGTCGTCGTCTGGGCTAACGACAAGGCGAAAGCCGATGCGCGCAAGGGCAGCCCGGATCCTCTGGTGGGCGCACAGCTGTTTCGTGATTTCGAGCAGGAGCAGCCCGGCGTGTGGCGCGGCCGCGTTTTCGTGCCCGATATCGGCCGGACCTTCACCGGGCGCGTCACGGTACTCGACAGCAACAGGCTCGAGGCGAACGGCTGCCTCGTCGGGCGCATCGGGTGCCGGTCGCAGATCTGGACGCGCGTCGAGAAGTAG
- a CDS encoding phospholipase A, producing the protein MRRAISLAAIALATPAAAHAASPVEILISDAGQEDETGAVLVDLRLLNDSGDPQGMALPDRIEAQVEQSGVSRTVWLERMATTPPNPIIPPGGFTRATYRLARRTNLSLEGAAISVPAWGTRQITLALRPADRGAQIATNTSAQSGPPNAPGLENKAVPPPSDRSAGNAFFANLSAYEPIYAVYGPSTDSAARIQISFKYQIFGTRRAQGLPLSWRDGLHFAYTQRMFWDLGADSSPFRNIDYQPELFYLTPSATLTRGISLSAQGGFRHESNGRSGLDSRSLNTLYVAPMAAFPLGGGYRLSVAPRFSLLVGDKSDNPDIRRYRGNSSLFLEVGKDDGLRLTTSTRFSVSSGKGALAADLSYPLSRLLGGGPDFYLFGQSFIGYGENLLDYDRHTTRFRLGVALVR; encoded by the coding sequence ATGAGGCGCGCGATAAGCCTTGCCGCCATCGCGCTTGCCACCCCTGCCGCGGCTCATGCCGCATCGCCCGTCGAAATCCTGATCAGCGATGCCGGGCAGGAGGACGAAACCGGCGCCGTTCTGGTCGATCTGCGCCTGCTCAATGACAGCGGCGATCCGCAGGGCATGGCCCTTCCGGACCGCATCGAAGCGCAGGTGGAGCAGAGCGGCGTCTCTCGCACCGTCTGGCTGGAGCGCATGGCGACGACGCCTCCAAACCCGATCATTCCACCTGGCGGTTTCACGCGCGCGACCTACCGGCTTGCGCGGAGGACCAATCTGTCGCTGGAAGGCGCCGCGATCTCCGTTCCCGCATGGGGCACGCGGCAGATCACGCTGGCATTGCGGCCCGCGGACCGAGGGGCGCAAATAGCCACGAACACCTCCGCGCAATCCGGGCCTCCCAACGCGCCGGGGTTGGAAAACAAGGCTGTGCCGCCTCCCTCGGACCGGTCGGCGGGCAACGCCTTTTTCGCCAACCTGTCGGCCTATGAACCGATCTATGCTGTCTATGGTCCGAGCACCGACAGCGCCGCACGCATCCAGATCAGCTTCAAATATCAGATTTTCGGAACGAGACGCGCCCAGGGCTTGCCACTTTCCTGGCGCGACGGACTGCATTTTGCCTATACCCAGCGCATGTTCTGGGATCTTGGCGCGGATTCCTCGCCGTTTCGTAACATCGACTATCAGCCGGAACTCTTCTACCTGACCCCTTCAGCTACGTTGACACGCGGCATCTCGCTGAGCGCACAGGGCGGCTTTCGCCATGAATCCAACGGTCGCTCCGGTCTCGATTCCCGCAGCCTCAACACGCTCTATGTGGCGCCGATGGCCGCCTTCCCACTGGGCGGCGGCTATCGCCTGTCGGTAGCTCCGCGCTTCTCCCTCCTTGTCGGCGACAAATCCGACAATCCCGATATCCGCCGCTACAGGGGCAATAGCTCGCTCTTCCTGGAAGTCGGGAAAGATGACGGCCTGCGCCTTACGACATCCACGCGGTTCAGCGTCTCCAGCGGCAAAGGCGCACTCGCCGCCGATCTTTCCTATCCGCTCTCGCGGCTATTGGGTGGGGGACCCGACTTCTATCTCTTCGGCCAGAGCTTCATCGGCTATGGCGAGAATCTGCTCGACTATGATCGCCATACGACCCGTTTTCGTCTGGGCGTGGCACTGGTGCGTTGA